A window of Acidimicrobiia bacterium contains these coding sequences:
- the pdhA gene encoding pyruvate dehydrogenase (acetyl-transferring) E1 component subunit alpha, which yields MDVIRYLAEDGSLLADPPVGTDRARDLFAAMIVARTYDRKASALQRQGRLATYAQFEGQEAAQIGSAAALRADDWMVGTYRDAAAMWHQGYGWEQLFLGRMGDERGGSPPEGVNVLPPSITVGAHMIHAVGLSWAERLMGSDRIALTYFGDGATSEGDFHEAMNFAAVFSTPTVFLCQNNGWAISMSRADQTRSETIAVKAVAYGMPGVLVDGNDALAMLAVTTEAVERARSGGGPTLIEALTYRVGPHTTADDAGRYRADDEVDAWRTRDPIDRLRAYLQQTGEWSEAWESDLEVDASAEIEAAVAAAEDLAAFEPDGHLGRAFAEPTRPLADQRRFVPGDDHA from the coding sequence ATGGATGTCATCCGATATCTCGCCGAGGACGGGTCGCTGCTCGCCGACCCTCCTGTCGGAACCGACCGGGCTCGCGACTTGTTCGCTGCCATGATCGTGGCTCGCACCTACGACCGGAAGGCATCGGCGCTGCAGCGTCAGGGTCGGCTCGCCACCTACGCCCAATTCGAGGGCCAGGAGGCCGCCCAGATCGGTAGTGCGGCGGCTTTGCGGGCCGACGACTGGATGGTGGGCACCTACCGCGACGCCGCCGCCATGTGGCATCAGGGCTACGGGTGGGAGCAGCTGTTCCTCGGCCGCATGGGCGACGAGCGCGGTGGATCGCCGCCCGAGGGGGTGAACGTGCTGCCGCCGTCGATCACCGTCGGCGCCCACATGATCCACGCCGTCGGCCTGTCGTGGGCGGAGCGCCTGATGGGGAGCGACCGCATCGCCCTCACCTACTTCGGAGATGGTGCCACCTCCGAAGGTGACTTCCACGAGGCGATGAACTTCGCCGCCGTGTTCTCCACACCGACGGTGTTCCTGTGTCAGAACAACGGGTGGGCGATCTCGATGAGCCGAGCCGACCAGACTCGGTCGGAGACGATCGCGGTCAAGGCGGTCGCCTACGGGATGCCTGGCGTGCTGGTGGACGGCAACGACGCCCTGGCCATGCTTGCGGTCACCACCGAGGCGGTGGAGCGGGCGCGATCAGGTGGCGGCCCGACCCTCATCGAGGCACTGACCTACCGAGTCGGTCCCCACACCACCGCCGACGATGCCGGCCGGTATCGCGCCGATGACGAGGTGGACGCATGGCGAACCCGCGATCCGATCGACCGCTTGCGGGCCTACCTCCAGCAGACCGGCGAGTGGTCGGAGGCCTGGGAGAGCGATCTCGAGGTCGACGCCTCCGCCGAGATCGAAGCCGCCGTGGCCGCTGCCGAGGATCTCGCCGCCTTCGAGCCCGATGGCCATCTCGGCCGGGCCTTCGCCGAACCGACCCGGCCCCTCGCCGATCAGCGGCGCTTCGTCCCCGGGGACGACCATGCCTGA